In Labrys monachus, the genomic stretch GCCCTTGAGACGGGCGACCGGCGTGGCGATCAGGAAGGCGGTCACCGCCGCGGTGACGCCGCCGCAGGGGATGGCGAGCCAAGGATCGATGCCGAAGGTCTTGGCACCGATCGCGGCCGTGTAGACGCCGACGCCGAAGAAGGTGAGATGGCCGAAATTGAACACGCCGCAATAGCCGAGGCTGAGATTCCAGTTCGACGCGACGACGGCGAACACGAAGGCGACGATGAACAGATGCCGCGTATAGCTGTCGGTGGCGACGAGCGGCGCCAGGGCCAGCGCGAGCAGCACGGCGAGCGGCAGCAGGAGACGGACGGCGCGCGGCATCATGACCTCCCGAACAGGCCGTTCGGCCGAAAGACGAGAACGACGATCATCAGCACGAACAGGATGAAGGGGGTCCAGTAGAGGCCGACCCAGAACACCAGGACCGCTTCCAGGAGCCCGATCACATAGGCGGCGCCCGCCGTCGCGCCGAGGCTGCCGAGCCCGCCGAAGATGACGACGATCATCGCCTTGACCAGGGGCCCGGACCCCATCTCCGGCGTGATGAAGCGGATGGACCCGAGCAGCGCCCCCGTCAGCCCGGCCAGGGCCGCCGAGAGCCCGAAGGCGGTGGCGAAGGCGACGGGCACGTCGATGCCGATCAGGGCGGCGGCATCCTGGTTCTGCCCGACGGCACGCAGGCTGCGGCCCCGGTTGGTCACCACGGTGAAGCGCCACAAGGCGAGGAGCACGACGGGGGCGAGCACGACGATCAGCGCCTCATGCGCGGAGATGGTGGCGCCGAAGATCGAGACGTCGCCGCCGACCAGGCGCGGCAGCTGCTTCAGCCGCGCGCCCCAGACGATCTGCGCGCCCTTCTC encodes the following:
- a CDS encoding branched-chain amino acid ABC transporter permease; the protein is MASMAAILVSGVLLGSLYALMASGLSVVWTTLGVFNFAHGALMMIGAYVAWTVSEPAGLGLIPGIVAGTAAAALCGVLIEYLLVRPFYGSRHMLLATCMTTLAGMIVLEKGAQIVWGARLKQLPRLVGGDVSIFGATISAHEALIVVLAPVVLLALWRFTVVTNRGRSLRAVGQNQDAAALIGIDVPVAFATAFGLSAALAGLTGALLGSIRFITPEMGSGPLVKAMIVVIFGGLGSLGATAGAAYVIGLLEAVLVFWVGLYWTPFILFVLMIVVLVFRPNGLFGRS